From the genome of Chanos chanos chromosome 5, fChaCha1.1, whole genome shotgun sequence, one region includes:
- the fam117ab gene encoding protein FAM117A, translating into MSSRGGAVMTRGNTSGLQPLKATVPFRLHKKAQVGPRYSTPGLKTKLQHEPQVSTRIRRTLSLDAIVGPYLQGQWPRDGEKGERGRCSPKDKSTQTPNSWSDGAEKRLVGGIHKRSSSWSSAEQLREIAMLKQQLQQRPKCVHGSNQEEMPLPVSFSYTQSQPVAIPLSCESRMPARLRHSEERLDQELERAFIRNSPLQLNRLLEVPDGHRAPAPPLSCSSGSQSDTFFPPHLFSSPSPPPCPPLSQGPSPALDVDSDMANSCGLVHHPSPLSSVGQTDHSPLLLSSSPRPNKSYCFQREPPEGCERVRVCEESLSPCLDRYLSSPDPNKVNFTTHGGSAFCPVSLLKPLIPSVDFLFRSLSVSPGPCLSSICQAPSPAPMMPGPLDSATTAM; encoded by the exons ATGTCTAGCCGTGGTGGAGCTGTGATGACCCGTGGGAACACTTCAGGTCTACAACCCCTGAAAGCCACTGTACCTTTTCGGCTGCACAAGAAAGCGCAAGTGGGCCCGAGATACTCTACGCCAG GTTTAAAGACCAAACTTCAGCATGAACCCCAAGTGTCGACCAGAATCCGACGCACGCTGTCATTGGATGCCATCGTTGGACCCTATCTGCAGGGACAGTGGcctagagatggagagaagggtGAACGTGGAAGGTGCAGTCCAAAAGACAAATCCACGCAG ACCCCAAACTCATGGTCAGATGGAGCTGAAAAGAGGCTAGTTGGTGGAATTCACAAACGTTCTTCATCGTGGAGTAGTGCAGAACAACTGCGAGag attGCTATGCTGAAGCAGCAGTTGCAACAGAGACCTAAATGTGTCCACGGCTCTAACCAAGAAGAGATGCCCCTCCCTGTTTCTTTTTCGTACACACAG TCACAGCCTGTGGCCATTCCGTTGTCCTGCGAGTCCAGGATGCCTGCCAGGCTACGTCACAGTGAGGAGAGACTAGACCAGGAACTGGAGAGAGCCTTTATACGCAACTCACCGCTTCAGCTCAACAGA cTGTTAGAGGTCCCTGATGGCCACAgagctcctgctcctcctctcaGCTGTAGCAGTGGTTCCCAGAGTGACACTTTCTTTCCTCctcatctcttctcctccccctctcctccaccctgTCCACCCCTCTCTCAAGGTCCATCCCCAGCTTTAGATGTGGATTCAG ATATGGCAAACAGTTGTGGTCTTGTCCACCATCCATCACCTTTGAGCTCTGTGGGACAGACTGACCACTCTCCTTTgctcctgtcttcctctccacGTCCCAACAAGAGCTACTGTTTCCAGAGAGAACCCCCAGAAGGATGCGAAAGAGTTCGAGTGTGTGAAGAGAGTCT GTCTCCATGTCTGGACCGGTATCTCTCCAGCCCTGATCCCAACAAGGTGAACTTCACCACGCACGGAGGCTCTGCCTTCTGCCCAGTCAGCTTACTGAAGCCCCTCATCCCCTCTGTGGACTTTCTGTTCCGTAGCCTGTCAGTGTCTCCCGGACCGTGCCTGAGCTCCATCTGCCAAGCCCCAAGTCCTGCTCCCATGATGCCAGGGCCTCTGGACTCTGCAACTACTGctatgtga
- the ndufa4b gene encoding cytochrome c oxidase subunit NDUFA4, translating into MLNVVLKQLKNHPALIPLFVFIGGGATMSALYLGRLALKNPECAWDRKNNPEPWNKLGPNDQYKMFTVNMDYSKLKKDRPDF; encoded by the exons ATGCTTAACGTCGTACTCAAACAGCTCAAAAACCATCCCGCT CTGATccccttgtttgttttcattggcGGTGGAGCAACCATGTCTGCTCTTTACCTTGGTCGCCTTGCCCTAAAAAACCCAGAGTGCGC cTGGGATCGTAAGAACAATCCTGAACCATGGAACAAACTTGGGCCTAATGACCAGTATAAG ATGTTCACCGTCAACATGGATTACTCTAAACTGAAAAAGGATCGGCCAGACTTCTAA
- the LOC115812546 gene encoding neurexophilin-1-like: MEEEKNEAKRRERKELILAQHNAQGQSSLWTGQLEEVSPPHLGKLNTKAQSSKSLFHKVFSRYPRALYKKQAQKLKSSNPSAYSTYASHNKNWPLISAGKFQKMFGWGDFYSNIKTVRLNLLITGKIVDHGNGTFSVYFRHNSTGEGNVSVSLVPPSKAVEFDLERQSVVYPKDSKIFTCRVDYEKVERSKRTSLCNYDPSKTCFQEQTQSHVSWICSRPLRVICIYISFYSTDYRLVQKVCPDYNYHSALPYLPSG, encoded by the exons atggaggaggagaagaacgAGGCCAAGAGGCGGGAGCGCAAAGAA ttgATTCTTGCGCAACATAATGCACAGGGTCAGTCCAGTCTATGGACTGGACAACTGGAAGAGGTCAGTCCTCCACATCTCGGGAAGCTCAACACCAAGGCCCAGTCATCCAAGTCATTGTTCCATAAGGTATTTAGCCGCTACCCACGAGCTCTTTACAAAAAACAGGCCCAGAAACTAAAAAGCAGTAACCCTTCAGCCTATTCCACATATGCCTCACACAACAAAAACTGGCCTCTTATCAGCGCGGGAAAGTTCCAGAAGATGTTTGGCTGGGGCGATTTCTACTCCAACATCAAGACGGTGAGACTCAACCTCCTCATCACAGGAAAAATTGTTGATCATGGTAATGGTACGTTCAGTGTCTACTTTCGCCACAACTCTACAGGCGAAGGTAATGTTTCTGTGAGCCTGGTGCCCCCTTCGAAAGCAGTGGAGTTCGATTTGGAACGGCAGAGTGTTGTTTACCCCAAAGACTCCAAGATCTTCACCTGCCGTGTGGACTATGAGAAGGTAGAGCGTAGCAAACGCACGTCCCTTTGTAACTATGACCCATCCAAGACCTGCTTCcaggagcagacacagagtcatGTCTCCTGGATCTGCTCCAGGCCTCTGAGAGTCATCTGCATATATATCTCCTTCTATAGCACTGACTACCGACTGGTCCAGAAGGTCTGTCCGGACTACAATTACCACAGTGCTCTCCCATATCTGCCCTCAGGGTAA